The nucleotide sequence AATATGCTAGTCATAGTGTATGTGATATTAGTCATTGATTATGATTTGATATATTTTAGTTACTTAATTCATATCTAATTAGGTTTTATAGTCAAAATAATATAATCCTATGTTAGAAGATTAACTCAACGTTGGATTAGGAAACCTAAATTATTTAGGATTTGATATATGTTACAGTTATCCAATTCATATCTACTTAGGTTTTGTAGTCAAAATAATATAAGAATAGGTATTTCAGTAGTCAAACTAGTTTTGCACTATTATAAATAGGAGTGTTACTACGTATTTTCTTGTATGAAAAATTGTGGAGAATATTACTTTAGCATTGCTAGACCTCTCTTTAGATACTGAATTGCTCTTAGACGGAGTAACAAAATAATATAAACAGAGTCCCtttttgttctttcctaactCATCTGAAAATTATGCAGACTATAGAAGTTTTGAACAATGAGGAGATAATGTTTGGCAAACTTCTGCCGTGTTATCGCATGGCCCCAAGACAGTCCCGCCTCAGCTCCAGACGATCTCGTAAAAAAATCCTTTTTATCGCGCTTTTGATACTTCTGCCGATTTTGTTCTTTGGTGTTTACCTCCACGGCCACAAAATCTCCTATTTTTTCCGTCCGCTGTGGGACAAACCTCCACCTCCGTTTGATCATTTGCCACATTATTATGCTGAAAATGTTTCGATGGATAATCTTTGTCGCCTACATGGATGGACCCTGCGTTCTGAACCACGTCGTGTATTTGATGGGATCATATTCAGCAACGAGTTAGACTTGCTCGAAGTAAGGTGGCGCGAGCTCTATCCATATGTTACAAAATTTGTGATCTTGGAAGCCAATACTACTTTTACTGGAATCCCAAAACCATTGTACTTCTCTGATCATCGCGAACGATTTGCCTTTGCTGAGGAAAAGATAGTACACGGTGTATTTCCTGGCCGTGTTGCGTCCCCTGGTTCACACGAAGATCCTTTTAAACTAGAAGCACAGCAGCGTATCGCCATGAACAGGTTACTTAAAGTTGCTGGTATTGCTGATGGCGACCTTCTCATTATGTCGGACACGGATGAAATCCCGAGCCAACACACTATTAAATTGCTGCAGTGGTGCGATGGGGTTCCTCCCGTCCTGCACCTTGAGCTCAGACATTACATGTATTCCTTTGAGTTCCCTGTTGATTATAGTAGTTGGCGCGCTACTATTCACATTTA is from Nicotiana tabacum cultivar K326 chromosome 18, ASM71507v2, whole genome shotgun sequence and encodes:
- the LOC107815955 gene encoding uncharacterized protein LOC107815955; the protein is MFGKLLPCYRMAPRQSRLSSRRSRKKILFIALLILLPILFFGVYLHGHKISYFFRPLWDKPPPPFDHLPHYYAENVSMDNLCRLHGWTLRSEPRRVFDGIIFSNELDLLEVRWRELYPYVTKFVILEANTTFTGIPKPLYFSDHRERFAFAEEKIVHGVFPGRVASPGSHEDPFKLEAQQRIAMNRLLKVAGIADGDLLIMSDTDEIPSQHTIKLLQWCDGVPPVLHLELRHYMYSFEFPVDYSSWRATIHIYNRWTQYRHSRQTDVILSDAGWHCSFCFRHLQDFVLKMTGYSHADRVRRKNFLKHSRIQKLICEGADLYDMLPEEYSFQELIKKMGSIPRSASAVHLPTYVIENADEFRFLLPGGCQRSPR